In the Actinomycetota bacterium genome, ATGCGTTGCATCAGCCGGAACACCATCTCGGCGGTCGACGACGCCTTGGGGTCGATGAGCGGCACCGTTCCCAGGCCCTCGTTGCTGGCGTGGTGGTCGATCCACACGACGTTCCGCGCTCGGGCCACCGTGGCCGCCAGCTGGCCGAGGCGGTCCAGCGAGGCACAGTCCAGCGTAACGAGCACCTCCGGAGCCTTCGGGAACCGGCGCGGATGCACCAGGGCGTCGCTACCCGGGAGTTCCTTCAGCCACCGGGGGTGCTCGAACGGGTCGTTCCCGTACGAGCACACCGTTCGCTTCCCCCGGGCCCGCAGGAACGCGGACAGCCCCAGCATCGAGCCCAGCGCGTCGGCGTCGGGGTTGATGTGGCAGGACAGGGCGACCTCCGTCGCCCCCTCCAGCACCTCCGCCGCCCGAGACAGGGCGTCGCCCTGGTCCACCGCGACCGGTTCAGCCCTCGCCACCGCCACCCTCCCTCTCGTGGATCCGCTCGAGGAGCTCGTCGACACGGCGAGCCCGCTCGAGCTCCGTATCCTCCTCGAACTCCAGGTCCGGCACGAACTTGATCCGGACCTCCTTTCCCAGGACGGCTCGCAGGTGCGACCGAGCCGACCGCAGGGCCGCGCGCGTGCCCTTGCGGGCCGCGTCGTCGCCGAGCACCGTGTAGAACACCCGGGCCTTCCGGAGGTCGGCCGTCACCCGCACGCCGGTGACCGTGACGAAGCCGAGCCGCGGGTCCTTCAGCCGGCCGATCTCCCAGGCCAGGATCTCGCGCAGCTCCTCGGACACCCGGTCCAGACGTTCAGTCATCGTCGGGATAGTGCAGGGTCAGGTCGGAGTCGATCAGCTCGGTCGGTCCGAACCGGTCGATGAACTTCGCCACCTCGTGGAGGACCTTCCGGACCTGGTAGGACTCCC is a window encoding:
- the rbfA gene encoding 30S ribosome-binding factor RbfA; protein product: MTERLDRVSEELREILAWEIGRLKDPRLGFVTVTGVRVTADLRKARVFYTVLGDDAARKGTRAALRSARSHLRAVLGKEVRIKFVPDLEFEEDTELERARRVDELLERIHEREGGGGEG